A single region of the Agromyces sp. Leaf222 genome encodes:
- a CDS encoding ABC transporter permease, protein MSQTVQQTPAADVPALATTVVTSWKAPIAFAAFTLIALALAVFAPREGETGFRLTETTDVIQITTISTPTMATLWTVVLLLALATAFSAYLVASKRRVPLWLVVVFAVLFLIGFLTWAAAGATIPVVGLLFGSLSLAVPLIFGSLSGVIGERVGVVNIAIEGQLLAGAFTSAVTASVVASSTGSVWAGLIAGVVGALVAGLLVGMVLAAFSIKYFVDQVIVGVVLNVLVLGLTSFFFSQVLTPNSATLNSPPRFPRMPIPLLSDIPIIGPVFFRQTAIVYVMYIAVVLVYIGLFHTKWGLRLRAVGEHPQAADTVGIKVNRTRFWNVALAGAIAGLGGTFFTIGSGIAFNKEMTAGAGFIALAAVIFGQWDPIKATLAALLFGFASNLQNTLAVIGSPVPSEFMLMLPYVVTIFAVAGLVGKVRGPAAAGKPYIKS, encoded by the coding sequence GTGAGCCAGACCGTCCAGCAGACGCCTGCCGCTGACGTCCCCGCCCTCGCGACGACCGTCGTCACGAGCTGGAAGGCCCCCATCGCCTTCGCCGCGTTCACGCTGATCGCGCTCGCGCTCGCGGTGTTCGCGCCGCGCGAGGGCGAGACCGGCTTCCGCCTCACCGAGACCACCGACGTGATCCAGATCACGACCATCAGCACGCCCACGATGGCGACGCTCTGGACCGTGGTGCTGCTGCTCGCCCTCGCAACCGCCTTCTCGGCATACCTCGTCGCGTCCAAGCGACGGGTGCCGCTCTGGCTCGTCGTCGTCTTCGCGGTGCTCTTCCTGATCGGCTTCCTGACCTGGGCGGCCGCGGGTGCGACCATCCCGGTCGTCGGCCTGCTCTTCGGCTCGCTGAGCCTCGCGGTGCCGCTCATCTTCGGCTCGCTCTCCGGCGTCATCGGCGAACGCGTCGGCGTCGTCAACATCGCGATCGAGGGCCAGCTGCTCGCAGGTGCCTTCACGTCGGCGGTCACGGCGTCCGTCGTGGCCTCCTCGACCGGTTCGGTCTGGGCCGGACTGATCGCCGGCGTCGTCGGCGCACTGGTGGCCGGACTCCTGGTGGGCATGGTGCTCGCGGCGTTCTCGATCAAGTACTTCGTCGACCAGGTCATCGTGGGCGTCGTGCTGAACGTCCTCGTCCTCGGCCTGACGAGCTTCTTCTTCTCGCAGGTGCTCACCCCGAACTCGGCCACGCTGAACTCGCCGCCCAGGTTCCCCCGCATGCCGATTCCGCTGCTCAGCGACATCCCGATCATCGGACCGGTCTTCTTCCGCCAGACCGCGATCGTCTACGTCATGTACATCGCCGTGGTGCTCGTCTACATCGGACTGTTCCACACCAAGTGGGGCCTTCGCCTGCGGGCGGTCGGCGAGCATCCGCAGGCGGCCGACACCGTGGGCATCAAGGTCAACCGCACCCGCTTCTGGAACGTCGCGCTGGCCGGAGCGATCGCCGGCCTCGGCGGCACCTTCTTCACCATCGGCTCGGGCATCGCGTTCAACAAGGAGATGACGGCCGGCGCCGGATTCATCGCCCTCGCCGCCGTCATCTTCGGCCAGTGGGATCCGATCAAGGCCACGCTCGCCGCACTGCTGTTCGGCTTCGCGTCGAACCTGCAGAACACCCTCGCCGTGATCGGCTCGCCCGTGCCGAGCGAGTTCATGCTCATGCTCCCGTACGTCGTGACGATCTTCGCCGTCGCCGGGCTCGTGGGCAAGGTGCGCGGCCCCGCCGCGGCCGGCAAGCCGTATATCAAGTCCTGA
- a CDS encoding cytidine deaminase, with protein MTATDAIDWTDLRERAREAMAKAYVPYSEFPVGAAAVVDDGRIVSGCNVENASYGVTLCAECSLVSALIMSGGGRLVAFSCVDGHGNVLMPCGRCRQLLYEHSADGMLLETVSGIKTIDQVLPDAFGPRQLAEFKGAGA; from the coding sequence ATGACCGCAACGGATGCGATCGACTGGACCGATCTTCGCGAGCGCGCACGCGAGGCCATGGCGAAGGCGTACGTGCCGTACTCCGAGTTCCCGGTGGGCGCCGCGGCCGTCGTCGACGACGGCCGCATCGTGAGCGGCTGCAACGTCGAGAACGCCTCGTACGGCGTCACGCTGTGTGCCGAGTGCTCGCTGGTGTCCGCGCTCATCATGTCGGGCGGAGGGCGCCTCGTCGCCTTCTCGTGCGTCGACGGCCACGGCAACGTGCTCATGCCGTGCGGTCGCTGCCGCCAGCTGCTCTACGAGCACTCCGCAGACGGCATGCTGCTCGAGACCGTCTCGGGCATCAAGACGATCGACCAGGTGCTGCCCGACGCGTTCGGTCCGCGGCAGCTCGCGGAGTTCAAGGGGGCCGGCGCATGA